A genomic segment from Fusarium keratoplasticum isolate Fu6.1 chromosome 10, whole genome shotgun sequence encodes:
- a CDS encoding LysM domain-containing protein: MRPLRALRLSLAGLFLANTAMSADDCQPESWKAAALHAGRINCRDGVTTESKVDSNTCALLASKNRLSMKAFFDLNPRLGGDCQSILPDTMYCVNGFPEPVRAYNGLCGPDNGNATDDCTVNCYEGNCY, translated from the exons ATGAGGCCTCTGCGGGCATTACGACTCTCACTCGCTGGCTTGTTTCTTGCCAACACGGCCATGTCAGCCGATGACTGCCAGCCAGAAAGTTGGAAGGCTGCAGCTCTACATGCTGGCCGCATCAACTGCCGAGATGGGGTTACCACCGAGTCAAAAGTCGATTCAAATACATGTGCCCTCTTGGCCAGCAAGAACCGCCTCTCTATGAAGGCATTTTTTGACTTGAATCCTCGACTAGGAGGGGATTGCCAGTCAATCTTGCCTGATACAATGTATTGTGTGAATGGAT TTCCGGAGCCAGTTCGCGCATACAACGGTCTGTGTGGCCCTGATAATGGAAACGCGAC TGACGACTGCACGGTGAACTGCTACGAAGGCAACTGCTACTAG
- a CDS encoding NmrA domain-containing protein: protein MSARIRVAIAGASGVTGSSIVNALLANPEKFEVTALARPVSAGKRQYVEFAGRGVIIKPVELEASSDTLVQALSGMDVVISCMTLVQLREEMALIAGANAAGVGRYVPSCFGPCCPPRGVMLAREMKEDILDHIKTLYLPYTAIDVGWWYQLSLPALPSGKIGIKAEYSTTKIIGDGNTPWALIDNRDIGKYVARIIADPRTLNKTVFGYGEVHTQNELWETLERVSGESIPREYLSKEDLLKTITDGQAAIAEQHLDPGVMLSLGMAQYKNLLGIRGDNTPEHARYLGYLDVKELYPDLIVTPFEEFVNDAFCGRVKTVYS from the exons ATGTCGGCTAGAATCAGAGTCGCCATCGCAGGCGCTTCCGGTGTGACGGGCTCCTCTATTGTGAACGCGCTACTGGCAAACCCTGAGAAATTT GAGGTGACGGCTCTAGCACGGCCAGTATCCGCAGGGAAGCGCCAGTATGTCGAATTTGCCGGGCGTGGAGTAATTATCAAGCccgtcgagctcgaggcaTCATCAGACACCTTGGTCCAAGCGCTTTCCGGCATGGACGTTGTCATCTCCTGTATGACATTGGTACAGCTTCGGGAAGAAATGGCTCTCATTGCAGGAGCAAATGCGGCTGGTGTAGGTCGCTATGTGCCGAGCTGTTTCGGCCCCTGCTGCCCACCCCGAGGTGTCATGCTGGCCAGAGAGATG AAGGAAGACATACTGGACCATATTAAGACCTTGTACCTCCCGTACACCGCTATCGATGTTGGCTGGTGGTATCAGCTGTCCTTGCCAGCCTTGCCTTCGGGAAAGATCGGGATCAAGGCAGAATACTCTACTACGAAGATCATCGGTGACGGCAATACACCCTGGGCGCTTATAGATAACCGCGATATAGGAAAATATGTCGCGAGAATCATTGCTGACCCGAGGACGTTGAATAAAACTGTTTTCGGATATGGCGAGGTTCATACGCAGAACGAATTGTGGGAAACTCTTGAAAGAGTCAGCGGAGAGTCTATTCCACGGGAATAT CTGTCTAAGGAAGACTTGCTCAAGACTATCACAGATGGTCAGGCAGCGATCGCTGAGCAACATCTGGATCCGGGGGTTATGTTAAGTCTAGGCATGGCGCAGTATAAAAATCTCTTGGGAATTCGGGGGGATAATACCCCCGAGCATGCGAGATACCTGGGATACCTCGATGTGAAGGAGCTTTACCCCGATCTCATAGTCACCCCTTTCGAGGAATTTGTTAATGACGCTTTCTGCGGTAGAGTAAAGACTGTTTACTCTTAA
- a CDS encoding Zn(2)-C6 fungal-type domain-containing protein — MTPRGACDSCRQRKIKCDRSSPICSPCRLSGLLCTYCMSRRKRGPKPKSRSIQAVTPERGPRLPTSHDREPRGISNSPCDAAPIHEISPETQPGGIINPSPLAVCHRDLVSYCAREGYTPEQSVERCIDLYMQFVFPLLPIICESTLRSQATLNLPSFTDGILSPLSALTPDMIAAIRTYSLTASLCAVVAHVRPCEVYPEHDTIGSLFLASSQAMLQPYAGYDISYPTSASLSIRIFQASCYQMMGNSCLAWHTIDEATRLAQQMRLHDEHSYDGLDPVEAKLRRNAFWFLYSADRSNSVLKGRKQALGEFNLPGSLTTTFSPDDCPQLLDQVRPENGGHFEENLMTGFQRHRDVWRLGFSVLFDLDLFLATSSRTTGDTGLNDTQMRSLTESYLDFSSVLDDLPEFLQSPAIICETDNGREKHQRRAFWIQRANITLSYHYLRMAILNRFLSANLLGVLGLNDGQTAIDLRKIEIAHELLILIASVPLDALKANGEPFAEKLRYVCATLLEVTQRHEPSQLLARAKKHFTALPVGSCGSSDPGEPT, encoded by the exons ATGACGCCGAGGGGTGCTTGTGACTCGTGCAGACAACGTAAAATTAAG TGTGACCGTTCTTCACCGATATGCTCCCCGTGTCGTTTATCTGGTCTCCTGTGCACCTACTGCATGTCACGCCGGAAACGAGGTCCCAAGCCTAAGAGTCGATCAATTCAAGCTGTCACGCCCGAACGAGGACCCAGGCTTCCCACATCTCACGACCGTGAGCCGCGAGGCATCTCGAACTCTCCATGTGATGCTGCTCCCATTCATGAAATCAGCCCGGAGACACAGCCTGGAGGCATTATCAATCCAAGCCCACTCGCTGTCTGCCACCGAGATCTTGTTTCATACTGTGCAAGGGAGGGATACACACCCGAACAGTCAGTCGAGCGTTGCATCGACCTCTATATGCAATTTGTCTTCCCTCTACTACCGATTATCTGCGAATCTACTCTTCGCTCCCAGGCAACACTAAATCTCCCGTCTTTCACTGACGGGATACTCTCGCCCCTTTCCGCCTTGACGCCGGATATGATTGCCGCGATCCGAACTTACTCCTTAACTGCGTCTCTCTGCGCCGTCGTCGCGCACGTCAGGCCATGCGAGGTGTACCCCGAACATGACACCATTGGTTCCTTGTTTTTAGCTTCATCTCAAGCAATGCTACAACCCTATGCTGGATATGACATCTCTTATCCAACATCGGCTTCACTTTCGATCCGTATCTTCCAAGCATCCTGCTATCAAATGATGGGGAATTCTTGTCTAGCGTGGCACACCATAGACGAGGCCACTCGCTTAGCCCAGCAGATGCGTCTCCACGACGAGCACTCGTATGATGGCCTAGACCCTGTCGAGGCAAAGCTGCGCCGCAACGCATTTTGGTTCCTGTACTCAGCCGATCGGTCAAACTCTGTGCTTAAGGGAAGAAAACAAGCTCTCGGGGAATTTAATCTACCGGGCTCCCTTACTACTACGTTCAGTCCAGATGACTGTCCTCAGCTGCTCGACCAAGTTCGGCCCGAGAATGGGGGCCATTTTGAAGAAAACCTGATGACAGGTTTCCAAAGACATCGCGATGTGTGGAGACTTGGGTTCAGTGTTCTCTTTGACCTGGATCTATTCCTGGCTACGAGTTCCCGAACCACCGGAGACACGGGGCTAAATGACACACAAATGAGAAGTCTCACCGAATCGTACTTGGATTTTTCGAGTGTTCTGGATGATCTACCGGAGTTTCTTCAGTCGCCAGCGATAATTTGTGAAACAGACAATGGGCGCGAGAAGCACCAAAGACGGGCTTTCTGGATCCAGAGGGCAAACATCACACTCTCATACCATTATCTGCGTATGGCCATTTTGAATCGCTTCTTATCCGCCAACCTGCTAGGTGTGCTTGGACTGAACGATGGCCAAACAGCGATAGACTTGAGAAAGATAGAAATCGCTCATGAGCTACTGATCCTGATCGCAAGCGTCCCTCTCGACGCGCTTAAAGCAAACGGAGAGCCTTTT GCCGAAAAACTTCGCTACGTTTGTGCTACCCTTCTTGAAGTAACGCAAAGGCATGAGCCGTCCCAGCTCCTGGCACGGGCTAAGAAACACTTTACTGCTTtacccgttggctcatgtgggTCTAGCGACCCAGGCGAGCCAACCTAG
- a CDS encoding HTH CENPB-type domain-containing protein, with translation MTQPLSLRAASSRHPGSSVASIQRIVTRLETGFTPQQVGRPRVLTDEEDEAIVAFVIWMERSGFPASKPEIEDAATTLRQRRNPDADPVSKMWYARFRDNHPELEQAFLKAAEQSRESWEAGGLDDLKQWFKNLTETIRSHNISASECWNTDQAGIRIGILRESVKVLVVRTRRRTRKQVLSPSNRETCTLIGTGSAAGDTMPPWLIFKTWPTLDWAYIDADPDIRFAQSDTAFSNGEITLEWMIHFNRCSWAKSAKAQQILCESTFNMIFPPISHAADTTIWRLIVFDGFTGHGVFAVREYCAKFCIITAPLPPHSTHVLQPMDVGVFQPLKNAHQKLLGKWLRKGNISFSRTDFVRGFQEVFEEGFTAHNIISGFEKSGIYPPNPKPAIAYLAKKQLQAKQAVDPAFASLLPQESRFQAAADTAKRLSDRYGDTFSSPTRAGLRQIRNVVTEAVVLESTVTAYVDDRRARIEKRYNATKRGKRAKPIGDFSHNVSLQEIRDQQEEVIAEARQKEEKAQVRTARSLVIQEMKKIKDQWRQEKEITVDGVKKKASWAQWLEHTGKDIEYYSMETQRSTMHQILTQKPDPFMIDTQLPQEVHEAIHNASFAPKPLSAMDWTALAGSDDSITFQLEPAPAEEDEDDEELPLFEPLLRMPSSPPVTPSPPRLPSLPPGPPSTPCPIRPQHHISGIQRITGIITRARAAQEASPEG, from the exons ATGACTCAACCTCTCTCACTTCGTGCCGCCAGCTCACGCCACCCCGGATCCTCTGTTGCCTCTATTCAGAGGATCGTGACGAGGCTAGAGACCGGATTTACGCCTCAGCAAGTCGGCAGACCGCGGGTCCTCacagacgaagaagatgaagctatcGTGGCCTTCGTCATCTGGATGGAGAGGTCCGGATTTCCCGCCTCTAAGCCTGAGATAGAAGATGCCGCCACAACCCTCCGTCAGCGCAGGAACCCTGATGCCGATCCCGTCAGCAAGATGTGGTATGCTCGCTTCCGTGACAATCATCCTGAGCTTGAGCAGGCATTCCTCAAAGCCGCAGAACAGTCTCGTGAGTCCTGGGAAGCCGGCGGTCTCGATGACCTCAAACAGTGGTTCAAGAACCTTACTGAGACCATCCGGAGTCATAATATCAGCGCTTCTGAGTGCTGGAATACTGACCAGGCCGGTATTAGGATCGGTATCCTCAGGGAAAGCGTTAAAGTCCTCGTCGTACGGACAAGGCGAAGGACAAGGAAGCAGGTTCTCTCCCCTTCCAACCGGGAGACCTGTACCCTCATCGGTACAGGCAGCGCGGCGGGTGATACGATGCCGCCGTGGCTTATCTTCAAGACTTGGCCTACACTAGATTGGGCGTATATAGATGCCGATCCTGATATCCGCTTCGCCCAGTCCGACACGGCCTTCTCCAACGGCGAGATTACTCTCGAGTGGATGATACACTTCAACCGGTGTTCCTGGGCTAAGTCCGCTAAGGCACAGC AGATCCTGTGCGAAAGCACGTTCAATATGATATTCCCCCCTATCTCTCACGCCGCTGATACGACTATCTGGAGACTCATCGTCTTTGACGGCTTCACGGGACACGGAGTCTTCGCCGTTAGAGAGTATTGTGCGAAGTTCTGTATCATCACAGCTCCCTTGCCTCCTCACTCTACGCATGTACTACAGCCGATGGATGTTGGGGTCTTTCAGCCGCTGAAGAACGCCCAccagaagcttctcggcAAGTGGCTTCGGAAGGGCAATATCTCCTTCTCCCGCACTGACTTCGTCCGCGGCTTTCAG GAAGTCTTCGAGGAAGGATTCACGGCACATAATATCATCTCAGGCTTCGAGAAGTCAGGCATCTATCCACCAAATCCTAAGCCGGCGATAGCATatctggccaagaagcagcttcaGGCGAAGCAGGCTGTTGACCCGGCCTTTGCCTCCCTCCTTCCTCAGGAATCTCGCTTCCAGGCCGCCGCAGATACCGCCAAACGACTCTCAGACCGCTACGGCGATACCTTCAGCTCCCCCACGCGTGCCGGACTTCGTCAGATACGTAATGTCGTCACGGAAGCTGTGGTTCTTGAATCTACAGTCACTGCTTATGTCGATGACCGCCGGGCTCGGATTGAGAAGAGATACAACGCCACgaaaagagggaagagagcgAAGCCGATAGGAGATTTTAGTCACAACGTTAGTCTGCAGGAGATTCGAGAccagcaggaggaggttATCGCCGAAGCCCggcagaaggaggagaaggcacAGGTCCGGACCGCTCGCAGCCTCGTCATccaggagatgaagaagatcaaggaccAATGGCggcaagagaaagagatcACCGTCGACGgcgtgaagaagaaggcatcgTGGGCTCAGTGGTTAGAGCACACAGGGAAGGACATTGAGTATTATTCTATGGAGACACAACGCTCGACTATGCATCAGATACTTACCCAAAAGCCTGACCCTTTCATGATAGATACGCAACTGCCGCAGGAAGTCCACGAAGCTATTCACAACGCTAGTTTTGCCCCGAAACCCCTCAGCGCGATGGACTGGACCGCTCTCGCAGGAAGTGACGATAGTATCACTTTCCAGCTCGAACCGGCTCctgccgaggaagatgaagatgacgaggaactCCCTCTATTCGAGCCTCTACTGCGgatgccctcatcgccgccggTTACACCCTCACCGCCGCGGCTGCCGTCTTTGCCACCTGGACCCCCCTCCACGCCGTGCCCGATAcggcctcaacaccacataTCAGGAATACAGAGGATCACGGGCATCATCACACGAGCAAGGGCCGCACAAGAAGCCAGCCCGGAGGGCTAA